In Agrobacterium tumefaciens, a single genomic region encodes these proteins:
- a CDS encoding AAA family ATPase, translating to MEVANADDSPGWTGKVNFEKIGQRRAALSAPARNSKPKPEQEDEPEEVRLTAKQLMRRRFERPRQIVEGLFPAGCLLLVGPPKQGKSWLSLQLARCVEAGIPFMGHRTEQGDVLYLALEDGFIRLQDRLGKQEIEGAESFTDALDFQIQIPTAEKGGLKELEEWLIAHPDASLVIVDVLKMFREPRKGKVDPYERDYGDVRPLTKLANQYRVCIVIVHHTNKGSASAVDPFDRVSGTGGISGAADGTILLVPNENGDLGLYGRGRDFQEFDFRVRFDADSCVWAMDTESEDSDLKDYGSVTGKILQQLGFMNGNPIGPSELAAVIHEKPLDVSKSLKRLSTSRKVTRIGRGKWVLRGLEPKSA from the coding sequence ATGGAAGTAGCAAATGCAGATGACTCTCCCGGTTGGACAGGGAAGGTCAACTTCGAAAAGATTGGACAGAGGCGGGCCGCCCTGAGCGCGCCAGCGCGAAACTCAAAGCCAAAGCCAGAACAGGAAGATGAACCTGAAGAAGTAAGACTGACCGCAAAGCAGTTGATGCGGCGGAGATTTGAGAGGCCGCGCCAGATCGTGGAGGGCTTGTTCCCTGCCGGTTGCCTTCTTCTTGTCGGTCCACCAAAACAGGGAAAATCGTGGCTATCGTTACAGCTGGCCCGTTGCGTGGAGGCCGGAATCCCGTTCATGGGGCATCGAACCGAACAAGGTGACGTTCTGTATCTCGCGCTAGAAGATGGTTTCATCCGTCTTCAGGACCGCTTGGGAAAGCAGGAAATCGAAGGCGCGGAATCATTCACCGATGCGCTGGATTTCCAAATCCAGATACCAACGGCAGAAAAAGGCGGACTGAAGGAGTTGGAGGAGTGGCTGATAGCTCACCCCGACGCATCCTTAGTCATCGTGGACGTTCTCAAAATGTTTCGAGAGCCGCGCAAGGGCAAGGTTGATCCATATGAGCGCGATTATGGTGACGTTCGACCTTTGACGAAACTGGCAAACCAGTATCGGGTTTGCATCGTCATCGTCCACCATACGAACAAGGGCAGTGCAAGCGCAGTCGATCCTTTTGATCGTGTCAGCGGCACGGGCGGCATTTCAGGTGCGGCAGATGGCACGATTTTGCTTGTCCCGAATGAAAACGGCGATTTGGGGCTTTATGGCCGTGGGCGCGACTTTCAGGAGTTTGACTTCAGGGTTCGATTCGACGCCGATTCTTGCGTTTGGGCAATGGATACCGAAAGCGAGGATAGCGACCTGAAGGACTACGGGAGCGTCACCGGCAAGATATTGCAGCAACTTGGGTTCATGAATGGCAATCCTATTGGCCCTAGCGAACTGGCGGCAGTCATCCACGAAAAGCCGCTTGACGTTTCGAAGAGCCTGAAACGGTTGAGTACCAGCCGGAAGGTTACGAGGATCGGGCGCGGCAAATGGGTGCTTCGCGGACTGGAGCCGAAAAGCGCGTGA
- a CDS encoding phage portal protein yields the protein MASSDPFLGEFLGARWQARADIEKASGHAVAHRCIQLIAEQLAGVPLKVYRRTDDGGRETASDHALYPVLKDTFSPLLTAFEGREWMNVSALMYGNAYARIERNGRSQITALHPIPSPSVTVERLSTGRLRYKVALPNGGTQTYTQDEMLHVRYRTKDGILGLSPIQIASATFGLALAQQDTAGAAAENNFRPAGAMVFPEKLSGPGKDGAIAKFKERFVGQMKAGEVMILDGGAKFETFQFSSKDSEFLESRKLSNLDICRVYGVPPSAVGITDDATYSNIGEESRALVTRVLAPWAKRIESVYNTTLLSPEARKTHYIEHDLSGLLRGDLSTRYAAYKIGREAGFLSVDDIRAFENMSKVPGGDTYMQPLNMAALGVAQNAQASEAQQ from the coding sequence GTGGCATCGAGCGACCCTTTCTTGGGAGAATTCCTTGGTGCGCGCTGGCAAGCCCGTGCCGACATTGAGAAGGCAAGCGGCCATGCCGTCGCCCACCGGTGCATCCAGCTTATCGCGGAGCAACTGGCGGGTGTTCCCCTTAAGGTGTACCGGAGAACGGATGACGGTGGCCGGGAAACGGCTTCTGATCACGCGCTGTACCCGGTGCTGAAGGATACGTTCTCGCCGCTCCTGACGGCCTTTGAGGGCCGGGAATGGATGAATGTTTCGGCGTTGATGTATGGCAATGCCTATGCCCGGATTGAACGAAATGGCCGCAGTCAGATTACCGCGCTGCATCCTATCCCGTCGCCATCGGTCACGGTGGAACGCCTGTCAACCGGACGCCTTCGCTACAAGGTGGCATTGCCGAACGGTGGAACACAGACATACACGCAAGATGAGATGTTGCATGTGCGCTACCGGACGAAAGACGGCATTCTAGGTCTGTCGCCTATCCAGATCGCAAGCGCGACTTTCGGCCTTGCCTTGGCTCAACAGGACACAGCAGGCGCGGCGGCAGAAAACAACTTCCGTCCGGCTGGAGCGATGGTGTTTCCTGAAAAGCTCTCCGGCCCCGGCAAGGACGGCGCAATCGCGAAGTTCAAGGAGCGCTTCGTGGGGCAGATGAAAGCCGGTGAGGTCATGATTCTTGACGGCGGCGCGAAATTCGAGACTTTCCAGTTTTCTTCCAAGGACTCCGAATTCCTCGAAAGCCGCAAGCTGTCAAATCTGGATATCTGCCGCGTGTATGGCGTCCCGCCTTCCGCAGTCGGCATTACGGACGATGCGACCTACAGCAACATTGGCGAGGAAAGCCGCGCTCTTGTGACTCGAGTCCTTGCGCCATGGGCCAAGCGAATCGAGAGCGTCTACAACACGACGCTGCTTTCGCCTGAAGCTCGCAAGACTCACTATATCGAGCACGATTTGAGCGGCCTTCTCAGGGGTGACCTTTCGACCCGCTACGCGGCGTACAAGATTGGCCGTGAAGCAGGATTCCTGTCGGTGGATGACATTCGCGCATTCGAGAACATGAGCAAGGTTCCGGGCGGCGACACCTATATGCAGCCCTTGAACATGGCGGCACTTGGCGTGGCACAAAATGCCCAGGCATCGGAGGCGCAGCAATGA
- a CDS encoding phage head completion protein, producing the protein MTGGGDLRGVFEFRRKTDGNDGFGGIIPGAGPVTTIFTTSGRIEVRSGDEMVLNNVPRGVSTVEITIRQQPATKAVNTTWSIRDKRSGRSYNVKMMKPDKKGAFITFTAEGGTP; encoded by the coding sequence ATGACGGGGGGCGGCGATCTTCGCGGCGTTTTTGAATTCCGGCGCAAGACAGACGGCAATGACGGTTTCGGGGGCATAATCCCCGGAGCCGGTCCCGTCACCACGATCTTCACCACGTCGGGCCGGATCGAGGTCCGTAGTGGCGATGAAATGGTTTTGAATAACGTCCCGCGAGGCGTTTCAACGGTGGAAATCACTATCCGTCAGCAGCCCGCCACTAAGGCCGTTAACACAACATGGAGCATTCGGGACAAGCGTTCCGGGCGCTCTTACAACGTCAAAATGATGAAGCCGGATAAGAAAGGAGCTTTCATCACGTTCACAGCAGAAGGAGGAACACCGTGA
- a CDS encoding HK97 family phage prohead protease, translating into MTIEKRAATDVTAKGRKLTGYVATFGLETRIGDFSEVIQAGAFGDSLQSNPDILALVDHDPGKVLGRSASGSLILEEDQKGLRFELELPDTQLGRDIASLAARNDIGGMSFGFNVPEGGDEWHGEKRTLKAVDLREISVVQAFPAYSGTSLAVRSRKPMTDAERRIRILELEGGAYVAV; encoded by the coding sequence ATGACTATTGAAAAACGAGCGGCAACGGACGTAACAGCCAAGGGCCGTAAATTGACGGGCTATGTTGCGACGTTTGGCCTCGAAACCCGCATTGGCGATTTCAGCGAAGTGATTCAGGCCGGTGCTTTTGGTGATTCACTTCAATCCAACCCTGACATTCTGGCGCTTGTCGATCATGACCCCGGCAAGGTGTTGGGCCGTAGCGCGTCGGGCAGCTTGATCCTCGAAGAGGATCAAAAGGGACTCCGTTTCGAACTGGAGCTTCCCGATACCCAGTTGGGCCGCGACATCGCTTCGCTTGCTGCCCGCAATGATATCGGCGGCATGTCCTTTGGCTTCAATGTGCCTGAAGGCGGCGACGAATGGCACGGCGAAAAGCGAACCCTGAAGGCCGTGGACCTTCGCGAAATCAGCGTCGTGCAGGCGTTCCCGGCCTATTCCGGCACGTCTCTGGCCGTCCGGTCCCGCAAGCCGATGACGGACGCGGAACGTCGTATTCGAATTCTGGAATTGGAGGGAGGTGCTTATGTGGCCGTTTAA
- the gyrA gene encoding DNA gyrase subunit A: MTDQSPPGGGKLPPGIEPISIMEEMQRSYLDYAMSVIVSRALPDVRDGLKPVHRRILYGMSELGIDWNKKYVKCARVTGDVMGKFHPHGNAAIYDALARMAQDWSLRLPLIDGQGNFGSIDGDPPAAERYTECRLEKAAHSLLDDLDKETVDFRDNYDGTLQEPVVIPAKFPNLLVNGAGGIAVGMATNIPPHNLSEVIDGCIALIENPAIELPEMMQIIPGPDFPTGALIMGRSGIRSAYETGRGSVIMRGVATIEPMRGDREQIIITEVPYQVNKASMIEKMAELVKEKRIEGISDLRDESDRQGYRVVVELKRDANAEVILNQLYRYTPLQTSFGCNMVALNGGKPEQMVLLDMLRAFVSFREEVVSRRTKYLLRKARDRAHVLVGLAISVANIDEVIRVIRHAPDPASAREELMTRRWPAQDVESLIRLIDDPRHRINEDGTYNLSEEQARAILELRLARLTALGRDEIGDELNKIGAEISEYLEILSSRLRIQQIVKDELIAVRDEFGTPRRSQIVEGGPDMDDEDLIAREDMVVTVSHLGYIKRVPLTTYRAQRRGGKGRSGMATRDEDFVNRLFVANTHTPVLFFSSRGIVYKEKVWRLPIGTPQSKGKALINMLPLEPGERITTIMPLPEDETTWETLDVMFSTTRGTVRRNKLGDFVQVNRNGKIAMKLDEEGDEILSVETCTDRDDVLLTTALGQCIRFPVDDVRVFAGRNSVGVRGINMAEGDRIISMTIVGHVEAEPWERAAYLKRSATERRAAGVDEDDIALVGEEVTEEGELSEERYQELKAREEFVLTVSVKGYGKRSSSYDFRTSGRGGKGIRATDTSKTNEIGELVAAFPVDEGDQIMLVSDGGQLIRVPVNGIRIASRATKGVTIFSTAKDEKVVSVERINEPEGDDEAENGNGEEADDNLPDAPGTPESEA, from the coding sequence TTGACTGACCAGAGCCCCCCCGGCGGCGGAAAACTTCCGCCAGGCATTGAACCGATCTCCATCATGGAGGAAATGCAGCGGTCGTATCTCGATTACGCCATGAGCGTCATCGTGTCCCGCGCGCTTCCCGATGTGCGAGACGGCCTAAAGCCGGTTCATCGCCGTATCCTCTACGGCATGTCCGAACTCGGTATCGACTGGAACAAGAAATACGTCAAATGCGCCCGCGTTACCGGTGATGTGATGGGTAAATTCCATCCGCACGGCAATGCGGCGATCTATGATGCGCTGGCGCGTATGGCGCAGGACTGGTCGCTGCGCCTGCCGCTGATCGACGGGCAGGGCAATTTCGGCTCCATCGACGGCGATCCGCCGGCGGCCGAACGCTATACCGAATGCCGTCTTGAGAAGGCAGCCCATTCGCTGCTCGACGATCTCGACAAGGAAACCGTCGATTTTCGCGACAACTATGACGGCACGCTACAGGAGCCAGTCGTCATTCCGGCCAAGTTCCCGAACCTGCTGGTAAACGGGGCAGGTGGCATTGCGGTCGGCATGGCCACCAATATTCCGCCGCACAATCTGTCCGAGGTCATCGACGGCTGTATCGCGCTGATCGAGAATCCCGCGATCGAACTGCCTGAAATGATGCAGATCATTCCCGGACCGGATTTTCCGACGGGCGCGCTCATCATGGGCCGTTCGGGTATCCGCTCGGCTTATGAGACCGGCCGTGGATCTGTGATCATGCGCGGCGTCGCAACCATCGAGCCGATGCGCGGAGACCGCGAGCAGATCATTATCACCGAAGTTCCCTATCAGGTGAACAAGGCCTCGATGATCGAGAAGATGGCCGAGCTGGTCAAGGAAAAGCGCATCGAGGGCATTTCCGACCTGCGCGACGAATCCGACCGTCAAGGTTACCGCGTCGTCGTCGAGCTGAAGCGCGATGCCAATGCCGAAGTCATCCTGAACCAGCTTTATCGCTACACGCCGCTGCAGACCTCCTTCGGCTGCAACATGGTGGCGCTGAACGGCGGCAAGCCGGAGCAGATGGTGCTGCTGGACATGCTGCGCGCTTTCGTCTCCTTCCGCGAGGAAGTCGTCAGCCGCCGCACCAAGTACCTGCTGCGCAAGGCACGCGACCGCGCGCATGTGTTGGTCGGTCTGGCGATTTCGGTCGCGAACATTGACGAGGTCATTCGGGTCATCCGTCATGCGCCCGATCCGGCTTCGGCCCGCGAGGAGCTGATGACGCGGCGCTGGCCGGCGCAGGATGTGGAAAGCCTGATCCGTCTCATCGACGATCCGCGCCACCGCATCAACGAAGACGGCACCTACAATCTTTCCGAAGAGCAGGCGCGCGCCATTCTAGAATTGCGCCTTGCCCGTCTGACCGCGCTTGGCCGCGATGAAATCGGCGACGAGCTGAACAAGATCGGCGCCGAGATCAGCGAGTATCTCGAAATCCTGTCGTCGCGCCTGCGCATCCAGCAGATCGTCAAGGACGAGCTTATCGCGGTCCGTGACGAGTTCGGCACGCCGCGCCGGTCGCAGATCGTCGAGGGCGGTCCTGACATGGACGATGAAGACCTCATCGCCCGCGAGGACATGGTCGTCACCGTTTCGCATCTCGGTTACATCAAGCGCGTGCCGCTGACCACCTATCGGGCACAGCGCCGCGGCGGCAAGGGCCGTTCCGGCATGGCGACGCGCGACGAGGATTTCGTCAATCGTCTCTTCGTTGCCAATACCCATACGCCTGTGCTGTTCTTCTCCTCGCGCGGCATCGTCTACAAGGAAAAGGTCTGGCGCCTGCCGATCGGTACGCCGCAATCCAAGGGCAAGGCCCTCATCAACATGCTGCCGCTTGAGCCCGGCGAGCGCATCACCACCATCATGCCGTTGCCCGAGGACGAGACGACCTGGGAAACGCTCGATGTGATGTTCTCGACGACGCGCGGCACAGTTCGCCGCAACAAGCTCGGCGATTTTGTTCAGGTCAACCGCAATGGCAAGATCGCCATGAAGCTGGACGAGGAGGGCGATGAAATCCTCTCCGTCGAAACCTGTACCGATCGTGACGACGTGTTGCTGACGACCGCGCTTGGCCAGTGCATCCGCTTCCCCGTGGATGATGTACGTGTCTTTGCCGGCCGTAACTCCGTCGGTGTGCGCGGCATCAACATGGCCGAAGGCGACCGCATCATCTCCATGACCATTGTCGGCCATGTGGAAGCTGAACCATGGGAGCGTGCAGCTTACCTCAAGCGCTCGGCCACCGAGCGCCGCGCCGCAGGCGTCGATGAAGACGATATCGCACTCGTCGGTGAGGAAGTGACGGAAGAGGGTGAACTCAGCGAAGAGCGTTATCAGGAGCTGAAGGCACGCGAAGAATTCGTGCTGACGGTTTCCGTGAAGGGCTACGGCAAGCGTTCGTCCTCTTACGACTTCCGCACCTCGGGCCGTGGCGGCAAGGGCATTCGCGCCACCGATACCTCAAAGACCAACGAAATCGGCGAACTCGTCGCTGCCTTCCCCGTGGACGAAGGCGACCAGATCATGCTGGTTTCCGATGGCGGCCAGCTTATCCGCGTGCCGGTCAACGGCATCCGCATCGCCAGCCGTGCCACCAAGGGCGTCACGATCTTCTCTACCGCCAAGGACGAGAAAGTGGTTTCCGTGGAGCGCATCAACGAGCCTGAAGGCGACGATGAGGCGGAAAACGGTAATGGCGAAGAGGCAGATGATAATCTGCCGGATGCACCTGGAACACCGGAGAGCGAGGCGTAA
- a CDS encoding terminase large subunit: MSGGQPKHRKVLPWEVEGLTRLEAVVAFVNDMKITQGKLAGQNMQLRDWQIDEFLAPIYATDEHGRRPVRTAVLSMGRKNGKTGLSAALALCHLVGPEAEQRGELYFGAMDKIQAGKAWAECKAMLEAHVELSERVNIIKFSKEIEVEAGYPGEGSVLKAVSADADSKLGLSPSFFLADEAGYWVKRDLFDAMDSALGARDEPLVVVISTQAKDDTHFFSEMIDYGLKVKSGEIEDESFHLALFTTDPEEDAWSYETWIKANPALGDFLALEQVERMAAQAQRIPSKEADFRNKILNQRIDGTVRFIAAREWNDCDLGPIDEEALLGRECYGALDLSAARDLTAFVLVFPSDDGGPATVLPRFFLPEFDIAGKSENDRVPYDVWARQESSRLTLLPGKVIDPALVAEYIADEAGRFDIKEIAFDRWRIEDLKRELAKASIELPLTPFGQGYKDMSPAVDMLEVAVAQQKVNHAGNPLMRMCAANAVITKDPSGARKLDKSKASGRIDGLVALAMALQTAARHEEDDSLPACFLEDA, from the coding sequence ATGAGTGGCGGGCAGCCGAAGCACCGCAAGGTGCTTCCTTGGGAGGTCGAAGGCCTCACAAGACTTGAAGCCGTCGTCGCATTCGTCAATGACATGAAAATTACGCAGGGCAAACTTGCGGGCCAGAACATGCAGTTGCGTGACTGGCAGATAGACGAGTTCCTTGCACCGATCTACGCCACGGACGAACATGGACGCCGCCCTGTGCGAACCGCCGTCCTATCTATGGGCCGCAAGAACGGAAAGACCGGCCTGAGCGCGGCACTTGCGCTTTGCCATCTGGTAGGCCCTGAAGCCGAGCAGCGCGGCGAACTGTATTTCGGTGCAATGGACAAGATTCAGGCCGGTAAGGCCTGGGCGGAATGCAAAGCGATGCTGGAAGCCCACGTCGAGCTTTCGGAGCGGGTGAATATCATCAAGTTTTCGAAAGAGATCGAAGTCGAAGCGGGTTATCCCGGTGAAGGCTCCGTTCTGAAGGCTGTGAGCGCCGATGCCGACAGCAAGCTTGGATTGTCGCCATCGTTCTTCCTTGCTGACGAAGCCGGGTATTGGGTGAAGCGCGACCTCTTCGACGCCATGGATTCCGCTCTTGGTGCGCGTGACGAACCGCTTGTTGTCGTGATCAGCACACAGGCGAAAGACGACACGCATTTCTTTTCGGAGATGATCGATTACGGCCTGAAGGTCAAAAGCGGCGAGATCGAGGACGAGAGCTTTCATCTGGCATTGTTCACGACTGACCCTGAGGAAGATGCATGGTCTTACGAAACGTGGATCAAAGCTAACCCGGCTCTAGGTGACTTCCTTGCACTAGAACAGGTCGAGCGCATGGCAGCGCAGGCGCAGCGGATTCCGTCAAAGGAAGCGGACTTCAGAAACAAGATTCTGAATCAGCGCATTGACGGGACAGTGAGGTTCATCGCCGCACGGGAATGGAACGATTGCGATCTAGGCCCGATTGACGAAGAGGCGTTGCTAGGCCGTGAATGCTATGGCGCTCTTGATTTGTCGGCGGCGCGCGATTTGACGGCCTTCGTTCTGGTGTTTCCGTCTGATGATGGTGGCCCTGCGACTGTATTGCCCCGCTTCTTCCTGCCAGAGTTCGATATCGCCGGGAAGAGTGAGAATGACCGCGTTCCTTACGATGTTTGGGCGCGTCAGGAATCGTCGCGGCTCACCCTCTTGCCGGGCAAGGTCATAGACCCTGCCTTAGTGGCGGAATACATCGCGGATGAGGCTGGGAGGTTCGATATCAAGGAAATCGCATTCGACCGGTGGCGCATTGAAGACCTGAAGCGAGAGCTTGCCAAGGCTTCGATTGAGTTGCCGCTAACGCCGTTCGGGCAAGGATACAAAGACATGTCTCCAGCCGTTGACATGCTGGAAGTAGCGGTCGCGCAACAGAAGGTAAACCACGCAGGAAATCCGCTTATGCGAATGTGCGCGGCCAATGCGGTCATCACAAAAGACCCCTCTGGTGCTCGCAAGCTGGATAAGTCGAAGGCCTCCGGGCGCATTGACGGGCTTGTCGCACTCGCCATGGCGTTGCAAACTGCTGCGCGACATGAGGAAGACGATTCACTTCCTGCGTGTTTTTTGGAAGATGCATAG
- a CDS encoding phage major capsid protein: MNIHHLRETRSTKLNELKALGENPDTAKFTAIEGEIRALDGQIKNAATIAEFERHEAAPQGDAMARELRSYSVSKAIREGNGDSLTGVEREVHDELSKGREVRGVMVPTALIFGEENRAMLTTGTAGNTVATNMGGLIDRLRPVLAVQSLGATVISGLTGNLDLPRLTSGPQAYWINEDEATTASDATFDKVSLSPKTVSGEMYLSRRLLLQNGVALENVLRQDLAFVLAQALDSAAINGTAAAKQPVGILTQITESATTATDLTDIAADLIAALQIDDVTGTTGFLTNPALMGVARKLKDGQQRPISTADTFHNERVVATNQVPTISGENPLIFGAFANLMIGYWSGVDILANPYTDASKGGLRLHAFLDADVAVRHPEAFAWKAVA, encoded by the coding sequence TTGAACATTCATCATCTTCGCGAAACCCGTTCCACAAAGCTCAACGAACTTAAGGCCCTCGGCGAGAACCCGGACACCGCGAAGTTTACCGCAATCGAAGGCGAGATTCGCGCCCTTGACGGCCAGATCAAAAACGCAGCAACCATCGCAGAATTCGAACGCCACGAAGCCGCACCGCAGGGTGACGCCATGGCCCGCGAACTGCGCTCCTATTCCGTTTCCAAGGCCATCCGCGAAGGTAATGGCGATAGTCTGACCGGCGTTGAACGTGAAGTCCATGACGAACTGTCCAAGGGCCGTGAGGTGCGCGGCGTTATGGTTCCTACGGCTCTTATCTTCGGTGAAGAGAACCGCGCCATGCTCACGACTGGCACCGCTGGCAATACCGTTGCAACCAACATGGGCGGCTTGATTGATCGTCTTCGCCCGGTTCTTGCTGTCCAGTCTCTCGGCGCTACTGTGATTTCCGGTCTGACCGGCAATCTCGACCTGCCGCGCTTGACCTCTGGCCCGCAGGCCTATTGGATCAACGAAGACGAGGCCACCACGGCGAGCGATGCGACCTTTGACAAGGTTTCGCTGTCTCCGAAGACGGTTTCCGGCGAAATGTACCTTTCCCGCCGCCTCCTTCTTCAGAACGGCGTTGCGCTCGAAAACGTGCTTCGTCAGGACTTGGCTTTCGTTCTTGCGCAGGCTCTCGACTCCGCTGCGATCAACGGCACCGCCGCCGCAAAGCAGCCCGTTGGCATCCTGACGCAAATCACGGAAAGCGCGACCACGGCCACGGACCTGACGGACATTGCAGCGGACCTGATCGCAGCACTACAGATTGACGACGTGACCGGCACCACGGGCTTCTTGACCAACCCGGCGCTGATGGGCGTTGCCCGCAAGCTGAAGGACGGTCAGCAGCGCCCGATTTCCACGGCTGACACGTTCCACAATGAGCGCGTTGTTGCCACGAATCAGGTTCCGACCATTAGCGGCGAAAACCCGCTGATCTTCGGCGCATTTGCCAACCTCATGATTGGTTACTGGAGCGGCGTGGACATTCTCGCCAACCCCTACACTGACGCTTCTAAGGGCGGTCTGCGTTTGCATGCGTTCCTTGATGCTGACGTGGCTGTACGCCATCCCGAAGCGTTCGCATGGAAGGCCGTCGCCTAA
- a CDS encoding D-alanyl-D-alanine carboxypeptidase, whose translation MRLKSSAVLKSLSGAHSRKAGATSFVRFIALTLAAAFITATSVQTAKADPKYAGIVIDAKSGKVLYGEDPDGLRYPASLTKMMTLYLTFEALNSGRISLDSKVPVSANAAKEPPSKLGVRAGGSVTVEQAILALVTRSANDMATALGEHLGGSEDRFARMMTAKARALGMTRTTYRNANGLPNTAQMTTARDQARLGIALRQHFPQYYGYFSTRTFNFGKQVIGNHNRLVGTVKGVDGIKTGYTRAAGSNLATSAQLDGRSIVAVVLGGRSSAARDATMRKLVATYLPQASRGGNSNLIAQTRSAPVEEPVTVAAAVPSPSVAVAATDAGLPNAGPVPQARYEEAPVTAFAGSSSNAAVKAMEAATWQKGKDPIVRAPVAPDRNLITNSTKVDNIVTASTAASASAAPSVSARAEAPQGGWVIQIGASPDENSARGLLQNAQEKGGVALRSAKPFTVAFSKDGSQIYRARFGGFDGQNAAVNACNALKKKGVSCWASLQ comes from the coding sequence ATGCGATTGAAGAGTTCAGCAGTGTTGAAAAGTCTATCTGGAGCACATTCGCGCAAAGCGGGTGCAACGTCTTTCGTGAGGTTTATTGCGTTAACCCTTGCTGCGGCGTTCATAACCGCAACATCCGTTCAGACCGCAAAGGCCGACCCGAAATATGCGGGTATCGTCATCGACGCAAAGTCCGGCAAGGTCCTCTATGGCGAGGATCCTGATGGCCTGCGTTATCCGGCATCGCTGACGAAGATGATGACGCTTTATCTGACATTCGAGGCGCTCAACAGCGGACGAATCTCCCTTGATTCCAAGGTGCCCGTTTCGGCCAATGCCGCCAAGGAGCCGCCTTCCAAGCTCGGCGTGCGCGCCGGCGGAAGCGTTACGGTTGAGCAGGCGATCCTTGCCCTCGTTACCCGGTCCGCAAACGATATGGCGACCGCACTCGGCGAACATCTCGGCGGCTCGGAAGACCGTTTTGCCCGGATGATGACGGCGAAAGCCCGCGCGCTCGGCATGACGCGCACGACCTATCGTAACGCCAACGGCCTGCCCAACACGGCGCAGATGACGACGGCACGCGACCAGGCTCGTCTTGGCATCGCGCTCCGCCAGCATTTCCCGCAATATTACGGCTATTTCTCCACCCGGACCTTCAATTTCGGCAAGCAGGTGATCGGCAACCACAATCGCCTCGTCGGAACCGTGAAGGGCGTGGATGGCATCAAGACCGGTTACACCCGCGCAGCCGGCAGCAATCTCGCGACATCCGCCCAGCTCGATGGCCGCTCCATCGTTGCCGTCGTTCTCGGCGGACGCTCGAGCGCTGCCCGTGACGCCACCATGCGGAAGCTCGTCGCAACCTACCTGCCCCAGGCATCGCGCGGCGGCAACAGCAACCTGATCGCACAGACGCGTTCTGCCCCGGTCGAAGAACCCGTTACCGTGGCGGCAGCCGTTCCTTCTCCGTCCGTGGCCGTCGCAGCAACCGATGCCGGCCTGCCCAACGCCGGACCGGTGCCGCAGGCCCGTTACGAAGAAGCGCCGGTCACAGCCTTTGCTGGCTCCTCTTCCAATGCCGCCGTCAAGGCCATGGAAGCCGCCACCTGGCAGAAGGGCAAGGATCCGATTGTGCGCGCACCGGTCGCTCCCGATCGCAATCTGATCACCAACTCGACCAAGGTGGACAACATCGTTACGGCATCCACGGCAGCGTCCGCATCCGCCGCCCCTTCCGTCTCCGCCAGGGCAGAGGCGCCGCAGGGTGGCTGGGTAATCCAGATCGGCGCATCGCCGGACGAAAACTCTGCCCGCGGCTTGCTGCAGAACGCGCAGGAAAAAGGCGGCGTGGCACTGCGCTCTGCAAAACCCTTCACGGTCGCCTTCAGTAAGGACGGCTCCCAGATCTACCGTGCCCGTTTCGGCGGCTTTGACGGCCAGAACGCTGCGGTAAATGCATGCAACGCATTGAAAAAGAAAGGCGTCAGCTGCTGGGCGTCACTCCAGTAA
- a CDS encoding head-tail connector protein yields the protein MASVSLAEAKAHLRVDYPEDDAYVSTLINAAEGYISEIGVPADKLASPPVKHAALLLIGHWFAFREAAAEKPPQAISFGVDALVQPFREVSF from the coding sequence ATGGCGTCTGTCTCTCTCGCAGAGGCAAAGGCTCACCTCCGGGTAGATTACCCGGAGGATGACGCCTACGTCTCGACACTCATCAACGCGGCGGAAGGCTACATTTCAGAAATCGGCGTACCTGCCGACAAGCTGGCCTCACCCCCCGTCAAACATGCGGCGCTTTTGCTAATCGGGCATTGGTTTGCCTTTCGTGAGGCCGCAGCGGAGAAACCACCACAAGCAATCTCATTCGGCGTTGACGCCCTTGTGCAGCCATTCAGGGAGGTGAGCTTCTGA